Proteins found in one Sphingobium sp. V4 genomic segment:
- a CDS encoding NAD+ synthase, whose protein sequence is MTDKLVIALAQMTQSVGDLKANADAMLAWRDRARGADLIVYPELQLIGYPPEDLVLKPALVTQANYQLDRLAQETADGGPAMLVGTVVASQGVLFNVVALLENGAVTAIRQKRELPNYGTFDEKRLFAPGPLPAPIDFRGVKIGVPICEDIWFPFVTAHLRAEGAEILISPNGSPYEVDKDDRRLNAVAGTRVRETGLPLIYLNRVGGQDELVFDGASFVMNADFSLAQQLPDWEEALVLTSWEKWDGQWVCLPGEKHELDDRPADIYNAMVLGLRDYVNRNRFPGVVLGLSGGIDSALSAAVAVDALGADRVWCVMMPSRFTSQESLDDAVACARLLGVRYDSIPIEPAVAAFDTMLASVFEGRARDLTEENIQSRIRGVTLMALSNKYGHMLLTTGNKSEMSVGYATIYGDMAGGYSVLKDAYKTTVFDLCRWRNENVPSLGLGYGPAGPVMPERVITKPPSAELRDNQRDDDSLPPYEILDPILYGLVEEELSVDELVGRGFEKETVARIERLLYIAEYKRRQSPPGVKLGIRNFGRDRRYPITNGFRTI, encoded by the coding sequence ATGACCGACAAACTCGTGATCGCGCTCGCGCAGATGACCCAGTCCGTGGGCGACCTGAAGGCCAATGCCGACGCCATGCTGGCATGGCGCGACCGGGCCAGGGGCGCGGACCTGATCGTCTATCCCGAACTCCAGCTGATCGGCTATCCGCCCGAGGATCTCGTGCTTAAGCCCGCGCTGGTCACGCAGGCCAATTACCAGCTGGACCGGCTGGCGCAGGAGACCGCCGATGGCGGCCCGGCGATGCTGGTCGGCACCGTCGTCGCCTCGCAAGGGGTGCTGTTCAATGTCGTCGCGCTGCTGGAAAATGGCGCCGTCACCGCAATCCGGCAGAAGCGCGAGTTGCCCAATTACGGGACATTCGACGAAAAGCGCCTGTTCGCCCCCGGCCCCCTGCCCGCGCCGATCGACTTCCGGGGCGTGAAGATCGGCGTGCCGATCTGCGAGGATATCTGGTTTCCCTTCGTCACCGCGCATCTTCGGGCCGAGGGCGCGGAAATATTGATCAGCCCCAATGGCAGCCCCTATGAAGTGGACAAGGACGATCGTCGGCTGAACGCCGTGGCGGGCACGCGCGTGCGCGAAACCGGCCTGCCGCTCATCTATCTGAACCGCGTCGGCGGTCAGGACGAGCTGGTGTTCGACGGCGCCTCCTTCGTCATGAACGCCGATTTCAGCCTGGCGCAGCAATTGCCCGACTGGGAGGAGGCGCTGGTGCTGACCAGCTGGGAAAAGTGGGACGGCCAGTGGGTCTGCCTGCCCGGCGAAAAGCATGAACTGGATGACCGCCCGGCCGACATCTACAACGCCATGGTGCTGGGCCTGCGCGACTATGTGAACCGCAACCGCTTTCCGGGCGTGGTGCTGGGGCTTTCAGGGGGCATCGATTCGGCGCTCTCCGCCGCCGTCGCGGTCGATGCGCTGGGCGCCGACCGCGTGTGGTGCGTGATGATGCCGTCGCGCTTCACGAGCCAGGAGAGCCTGGACGATGCGGTCGCGTGCGCGCGCCTGCTCGGCGTCCGGTATGACAGCATCCCGATCGAACCCGCCGTCGCGGCGTTCGACACGATGCTCGCCTCCGTCTTCGAGGGCCGTGCGCGCGACCTGACCGAGGAGAATATCCAGTCGCGCATCCGGGGCGTGACGCTGATGGCCCTGTCCAACAAATATGGCCATATGCTGCTCACCACCGGCAACAAGAGCGAGATGTCGGTCGGCTATGCCACCATCTATGGCGACATGGCGGGCGGCTATTCGGTGCTGAAGGACGCCTACAAGACGACCGTCTTCGACCTGTGCCGCTGGCGCAACGAGAATGTGCCGTCGCTTGGGCTTGGCTATGGCCCGGCCGGTCCGGTGATGCCCGAGCGCGTCATCACCAAGCCGCCGAGCGCCGAATTGCGCGACAACCAGCGCGACGACGACAGCCTGCCGCCCTATGAGATACTGGATCCGATCCTCTACGGCCTGGTCGAGGAGGAATTGTCGGTCGACGAACTGGTCGGGCGCGGCTTCGAGAAGGAGACTGTCGCGCGGATCGAGCGGCTGCTCTATATCGCCGAATATAAGCGCCGCCAGTCGCCGCCGGGCGTGAAGCTGGGCATCCGCAATTTCGGCCGCGACCGCCGCTATCCGATCACCAACGGTTTTCGGACCATCTGA
- a CDS encoding VOC family protein produces MSETPFAMPGVTAHLTIGDGKAADAIDFYKAAFGATEQTRHMAEDGVRIMHAHLIINDGPLMLNDHFHEMTAGEPVPPPAGTTLHLEVDDADAWWSRALDAGAKVRFPLDNQFWGARYGQLIDPFGHVWSIGGPIRA; encoded by the coding sequence ATGAGCGAGACTCCCTTCGCCATGCCGGGCGTCACCGCCCATCTCACCATCGGCGACGGCAAGGCAGCCGACGCGATCGATTTCTACAAGGCCGCCTTCGGCGCGACCGAGCAGACCCGGCACATGGCCGAGGATGGCGTGCGGATCATGCACGCCCACCTCATCATCAATGACGGGCCGCTGATGCTGAACGATCATTTTCACGAGATGACGGCGGGCGAACCGGTGCCACCGCCAGCGGGGACGACGCTGCACCTGGAGGTGGACGACGCCGATGCCTGGTGGAGCCGGGCGCTGGACGCCGGGGCGAAGGTTCGCTTCCCGCTCGACAATCAGTTCTGGGGCGCGCGCTACGGCCAGCTGATCGATCCGTTCGGCCATGTCTGGTCGATCGGAGGCCCGATCAGGGCGTGA
- the gltX gene encoding glutamate--tRNA ligase, with protein sequence MTVITRFAPSPTGHLHVGNIRAALHNWLWARKSGGRFLLRLDDTDLERSRPEYAESIKADLAWLGLNQDGEEKQSERFALYEARFEALRASGHVYPAYETSQELDLRRKILLGRGLPPVYDRAALSLTADQIAAHEAEGRTPHWRFKLDHDRPIVWTDLIRGEQRFDPRLLSDPVIRRADGSWLYMLPSVIDDVDMGVTHVLRGEDHVSNTATQIQMFAALGASLPQFAHEALLTGSEGKLSKRLGSLGVAHFREIGLEPMAIASLLARLGSSMPVEPFADMQPLIDSFDFGHFGRAPARFDEGELASLNQKIVHLLPYDAVADRLPAGVDEAAWAAIRPNLETVAGAADWWRIVTGPFDAPSPDAADRDFLAAAHRILSDAPFDAEIWRTLTGALKDETGRKGKALFLPLRRALTGLDHGPDMAQLLPLIGRDEALARLGR encoded by the coding sequence ATGACCGTCATCACCCGCTTCGCCCCCTCTCCGACCGGCCATCTCCATGTCGGCAATATCCGCGCCGCGCTCCACAACTGGCTGTGGGCGAGGAAGTCCGGCGGCCGCTTCCTGCTGCGTCTGGACGATACCGACCTGGAGCGTTCGCGCCCCGAATATGCCGAATCGATCAAGGCGGACCTGGCCTGGCTCGGCCTCAACCAGGACGGCGAGGAGAAGCAGTCCGAGCGCTTCGCCCTCTATGAGGCGCGGTTCGAGGCGCTCAGGGCGTCCGGCCATGTCTATCCGGCCTATGAGACGAGCCAGGAACTGGACCTGCGCCGCAAGATCCTGCTCGGCCGCGGGCTGCCGCCCGTCTATGACCGCGCCGCACTGTCGCTGACCGCCGACCAGATCGCGGCCCATGAAGCAGAAGGCCGCACGCCGCACTGGCGTTTCAAACTGGACCATGACCGGCCGATCGTCTGGACCGACCTGATCCGGGGCGAGCAGCGCTTCGATCCCAGATTGCTGTCCGATCCCGTCATCCGCCGCGCCGACGGCAGCTGGCTCTACATGCTCCCATCGGTCATCGACGATGTCGACATGGGCGTCACCCATGTGCTGCGCGGCGAGGATCATGTGTCCAACACCGCAACCCAGATCCAGATGTTCGCCGCGCTAGGCGCGTCGCTGCCGCAGTTCGCGCATGAGGCGCTGCTGACCGGCAGCGAAGGCAAGCTGTCCAAGCGGCTGGGATCGCTGGGCGTCGCCCATTTCCGCGAGATCGGGCTGGAGCCGATGGCGATCGCGTCTCTGCTGGCGCGGCTGGGTAGTTCGATGCCCGTCGAGCCGTTTGCGGACATGCAGCCACTGATCGACAGTTTCGACTTCGGTCATTTCGGCCGCGCGCCCGCGCGCTTCGACGAGGGCGAACTGGCAAGCCTGAACCAGAAGATCGTCCATCTCCTGCCCTACGACGCCGTCGCCGATCGGCTGCCCGCAGGCGTCGATGAAGCCGCCTGGGCCGCGATCCGCCCCAATCTGGAGACGGTCGCGGGCGCAGCCGACTGGTGGCGCATCGTCACCGGGCCGTTCGACGCGCCGTCACCGGACGCGGCGGATCGCGATTTCCTCGCCGCCGCGCATCGCATCCTGTCGGACGCGCCCTTCGACGCCGAAATCTGGCGCACGTTGACCGGGGCGCTGAAAGACGAGACGGGGCGCAAGGGCAAGGCATTGTTCCTGCCGCTCCGCCGGGCGCTCACCGGGCTGGATCATGGGCCGGACATGGCGCAGTTATTGCCGCTGATCGGGCGGGACGAAGCGTTGGCGCGGTTGGGCCGATAA
- a CDS encoding VOC family protein: MPGSPAIPCLRYADAPAAIDFLCDAFGFTRHAVYPDDHDPGIIHHAQLVLGPEQGRGMVMLGSVKDMEGESLFTWSTARDLGGVTGCVYVVVPDPDAHCLHARNEGAVVVQEPSDNDGYPGRGYTALDPEGNVWSFGSYDPWVPIS; this comes from the coding sequence ATGCCCGGTTCGCCCGCGATTCCCTGCCTGCGCTACGCCGATGCGCCCGCCGCCATCGACTTTCTGTGCGACGCCTTCGGCTTCACCCGCCACGCCGTCTATCCCGACGATCACGATCCCGGCATCATCCATCATGCGCAACTGGTGCTGGGGCCAGAACAGGGGCGGGGCATGGTGATGCTGGGCAGCGTCAAGGACATGGAAGGCGAATCGCTCTTCACCTGGTCGACGGCGCGCGACCTGGGCGGGGTGACGGGGTGCGTCTATGTCGTCGTGCCCGATCCCGACGCCCATTGCCTCCATGCCCGCAACGAAGGCGCGGTGGTGGTGCAGGAGCCGAGCGACAATGACGGCTATCCGGGGCGCGGCTATACCGCGCTCGACCCGGAGGGCAATGTCTGGAGCTTCGGCAGCTATGATCCCTGGGTGCCGATCAGTTAA
- a CDS encoding inositol monophosphatase family protein, whose protein sequence is MTTRDDLALANRLADAAAAAIRPFFRARYDLEIKADKSPVTEADRAAEAAIRAILEQERPGDGIIGEEYGSVREDAERVWILDPIDGTRSFIAGRPIFGTLIALTQGGWPTIGIIDQPIARERWAGMAGQPTTFNGAPVRTRACKGLEGAGIATTSPHLFADGDVPHYMALVAAVSGGSPRQGPVYGGDCYNYGLLASGFLDIVIESGLQSYDFAALVPVVEGAGGLMCDWNGEPLTAESEGHVLALGDPARLEDVLEAIHQGAPDHAHDHH, encoded by the coding sequence ATGACGACCCGCGACGACCTGGCCCTTGCCAACCGCCTTGCCGATGCCGCCGCTGCGGCCATCCGCCCCTTTTTCCGCGCCCGCTATGATCTGGAGATCAAGGCGGACAAGTCGCCGGTGACGGAGGCCGATCGCGCTGCCGAAGCCGCGATCCGCGCGATCCTGGAACAGGAACGCCCCGGCGACGGCATCATCGGCGAGGAATATGGATCGGTGCGCGAGGATGCCGAGCGGGTGTGGATTCTCGATCCGATCGACGGGACGCGCAGCTTCATCGCCGGGCGGCCGATCTTCGGCACGCTGATCGCGCTGACCCAGGGCGGCTGGCCGACGATCGGCATCATCGACCAGCCGATCGCGCGGGAACGCTGGGCCGGGATGGCAGGCCAGCCGACGACCTTCAACGGCGCGCCGGTCCGCACCCGCGCGTGCAAGGGACTGGAGGGGGCAGGGATAGCCACCACCAGCCCCCACCTGTTCGCGGATGGCGACGTGCCGCACTATATGGCGCTGGTCGCCGCCGTGTCCGGCGGGTCGCCGCGCCAGGGGCCGGTCTATGGCGGCGACTGCTATAATTATGGCCTGCTGGCGTCGGGCTTTCTCGACATCGTGATCGAATCGGGCCTCCAGAGCTATGACTTCGCCGCGCTGGTGCCGGTGGTCGAGGGCGCGGGCGGCCTGATGTGCGACTGGAATGGCGAGCCGCTGACGGCGGAGAGCGAGGGCCATGTGCTGGCGCTGGGCGATCCGGCGCGGCTGGAGGATGTGCTGGAGGCGATCCATCAGGGCGCGCCTGACCATGCCCATGACCATCATTGA
- a CDS encoding ribose-phosphate pyrophosphokinase, whose amino-acid sequence MKLMTGNSNKPLAAAIADYIEIPLTDASVRRFADEEVFVEIHENVRGEDVFVIQSTAYPTNDNLMELLIMIDALKRASAKRITAVVPYFGYARQDRKPGPRTPISAKLVANLITTAGADRVLSVDLHAGQIQGFFDIPTDNLFGAPVMSADIQARFGDRNIMVVSPDVGGVVRARALAKRLDNAPLAIVDKRRERAGESEVMNIIGDVKGRFCILIDDIVDSAGTLCNAAAALKAAGAEDVIAYVSHGVLSGGAVARVEASELLELVITDSIQGTDAVIGAQRIRHLPIAPLLGEAIKRIADESSVSSLFD is encoded by the coding sequence ATGAAACTCATGACCGGCAATTCCAACAAGCCGCTTGCGGCCGCCATCGCCGACTATATCGAAATCCCCCTGACCGACGCCAGCGTCCGCCGCTTTGCGGACGAGGAAGTTTTCGTTGAAATTCATGAGAATGTCCGTGGCGAGGACGTGTTCGTGATCCAGTCGACGGCCTATCCGACCAACGACAATCTGATGGAATTGCTGATCATGATCGATGCGCTCAAGCGCGCGTCGGCCAAGCGAATCACCGCCGTCGTCCCCTATTTCGGCTATGCCCGCCAGGACCGGAAGCCCGGCCCCCGCACCCCGATCAGCGCCAAGCTGGTCGCCAACCTCATCACCACCGCCGGGGCCGACCGTGTCCTCTCGGTCGATCTGCACGCCGGGCAGATCCAGGGCTTCTTCGACATTCCGACCGACAATCTGTTCGGCGCGCCGGTGATGTCGGCCGACATCCAGGCCCGCTTCGGCGACAGGAACATCATGGTCGTGTCGCCTGACGTCGGCGGCGTGGTGCGCGCGCGCGCGCTGGCCAAGCGGCTCGACAACGCCCCGCTCGCCATCGTCGACAAGCGCCGCGAGCGCGCCGGCGAATCCGAAGTCATGAACATCATCGGCGACGTGAAGGGCCGCTTCTGCATCCTGATCGACGATATCGTCGATTCGGCCGGCACGCTCTGCAACGCCGCCGCCGCACTCAAGGCGGCTGGCGCCGAGGATGTCATTGCCTATGTCAGCCATGGCGTGCTGTCGGGCGGCGCGGTCGCCCGCGTCGAGGCGTCGGAGTTGCTGGAACTGGTCATCACCGACTCGATCCAGGGCACCGACGCGGTGATCGGCGCCCAGCGCATCCGCCACCTGCCCATCGCCCCCCTGCTGGGCGAAGCGATCAAGCGCATCGCCGACGAAAGCTCGGTCTCCAGCCTGTTCGACTAG